The following are from one region of the Aquirufa lenticrescens genome:
- a CDS encoding class I SAM-dependent methyltransferase yields the protein MKYIISWVLRFIPRKFIQLFAHRLIKIYSIFLTGNKVYCPVCDHSFRHFLPYGRLTPRENALCPSCLSLERHRLMYLYLKNETTFFTDKPKLLHIAPEYCFIERFEKHLGDQYITADIESPLAKVKMDLHDIPFEDNTFDAVFCNHVLEHVKDDVRCMQEIRRVLKPSGFALCQSPQRYDLATTYEDASITDPREREIHFLQDDHLRIYGRDYGTQLEKSGFTVEPVNLIEKLGLEESQRMALPLEEIIYVCRK from the coding sequence ATGAAATACATCATTAGCTGGGTTTTACGATTTATCCCGAGAAAATTCATTCAATTATTTGCCCACAGACTCATCAAAATATACAGTATTTTCTTAACCGGGAATAAGGTTTATTGCCCTGTTTGTGATCATTCTTTTCGTCATTTCTTGCCTTATGGCCGGTTAACGCCGCGTGAAAATGCCCTTTGCCCATCCTGCTTAAGTTTAGAGCGTCATCGTTTAATGTATTTATATCTAAAGAACGAGACGACCTTTTTTACAGATAAGCCTAAATTATTGCATATCGCACCAGAATATTGTTTTATCGAGCGTTTTGAGAAGCATTTAGGTGATCAATACATTACAGCTGACATCGAAAGCCCTTTAGCTAAAGTGAAAATGGATTTACACGATATTCCTTTTGAAGACAATACCTTTGATGCTGTATTTTGTAATCACGTTTTAGAACACGTTAAAGACGATGTTCGTTGTATGCAAGAAATTAGACGTGTATTAAAACCGTCAGGATTTGCTTTATGCCAAAGTCCGCAACGCTACGATCTAGCAACCACTTATGAAGATGCTAGCATCACAGATCCACGGGAACGTGAAATTCATTTCTTGCAAGATGATCACTTACGTATATATGGTCGTGATTACGGGACTCAATTAGAAAAATCTGGATTTACCGTGGAACCAGTCAATTTAATTGAGAAATTAGGTTTGGAAGAAAGCCAACGAATGGCATTACCATTAGAAGAAATTATTTACGTTTGTCGCAAATAA
- the pgi gene encoding glucose-6-phosphate isomerase yields MLSTINFTSTAAYKALLTDQTRLASTTIAQLFAGDSNRQASYSQTFNGIFFDYSKNLIDEKSFQSLLNLAKECGLEEAIKAQFSGSKINQTEGRSVLHTALRAKSSTSVFVDGENIIPKIQAVKAQMKEFSEKVISGAWKGFSGKEITDVVNIGIGGSDLGPVMVTEALKPYKTRLNVHFVSNVDGTHIAETLKKVNPETTLFLIASKTFTTQETMANAFSARDWFLSAAKDNAAVAKHFVALSTNTKAVAEFGIDTANMFVFWDWVGGRYSLWSAIGLSICLSVGYTHFEALLAGAEAMDSHFASASFESNIPVILGLLGIWYVNFFNAPTHAILPYDQYMHRFAAYFQQGDMESNGKTIDRTGKRVNYATGPVIWGEPGTNGQHAFYQLIHQGTQLIPADFIAPAVTHNKIGNHHTLLMSNFFAQTEALMNGKSKEVVVAELKKAGLNEAEIEKLAPFKVFEGNKPTNSFLVKQIDPSTLGSLIAMYEHKIFVQGVIWNIFSYDQWGVELGKQLANSILPELENDEKINSHDSSTNGLINQFKAWR; encoded by the coding sequence ATGTTATCAACGATTAATTTTACTTCAACTGCTGCCTATAAAGCACTCCTAACTGATCAAACTCGTTTAGCTTCAACCACTATCGCACAGTTATTTGCAGGCGATTCTAATAGACAAGCTAGCTATAGCCAAACATTTAACGGCATTTTCTTCGACTATTCGAAAAATCTAATTGATGAAAAGAGCTTTCAATCTTTACTAAACTTAGCAAAGGAATGTGGCTTAGAAGAGGCAATCAAAGCACAATTTTCAGGGTCTAAGATTAATCAGACAGAAGGCCGTTCGGTTTTACATACGGCATTGAGAGCTAAATCTTCTACTTCCGTATTTGTAGATGGAGAAAATATTATTCCTAAGATTCAAGCTGTAAAAGCTCAAATGAAAGAATTTTCGGAGAAAGTAATTTCAGGAGCTTGGAAGGGATTTTCAGGCAAGGAAATTACAGATGTCGTAAACATCGGTATTGGAGGATCAGATTTAGGTCCCGTGATGGTGACTGAAGCATTGAAACCATACAAAACACGATTAAACGTTCATTTCGTGAGTAATGTTGATGGGACTCACATCGCAGAAACGTTGAAAAAAGTGAATCCAGAAACAACCTTGTTTTTAATTGCTTCTAAAACATTCACTACGCAAGAAACAATGGCAAATGCATTCTCGGCTAGGGATTGGTTCTTATCTGCAGCTAAAGATAATGCAGCAGTTGCTAAGCATTTTGTGGCATTATCTACGAATACAAAGGCAGTTGCTGAATTTGGCATTGATACAGCGAATATGTTTGTGTTTTGGGATTGGGTAGGTGGACGATATTCTTTATGGTCTGCGATTGGATTATCCATCTGTTTATCTGTAGGATATACACACTTCGAAGCCCTTTTAGCGGGAGCAGAAGCAATGGACAGTCATTTTGCCTCGGCATCATTTGAAAGCAATATTCCGGTTATTTTAGGATTGTTAGGTATTTGGTATGTTAATTTCTTTAATGCACCTACACATGCTATTTTGCCATATGACCAATATATGCATCGTTTTGCTGCCTATTTCCAACAAGGAGATATGGAATCAAATGGAAAGACGATTGATCGTACAGGTAAACGAGTGAATTACGCTACGGGTCCTGTTATTTGGGGAGAGCCAGGTACAAATGGCCAACATGCCTTTTATCAATTAATTCACCAAGGAACACAATTAATTCCAGCTGACTTTATCGCACCTGCGGTAACTCACAATAAAATAGGTAACCACCACACTTTGTTAATGTCTAATTTCTTTGCTCAGACAGAGGCATTAATGAATGGTAAGTCGAAAGAAGTGGTAGTGGCGGAATTAAAGAAAGCTGGATTAAATGAGGCTGAGATCGAGAAATTAGCACCATTTAAGGTGTTTGAAGGAAATAAGCCTACAAATTCATTCCTAGTAAAACAGATTGATCCTTCTACTTTAGGTTCATTAATCGCGATGTATGAACACAAAATTTTTGTTCAAGGCGTTATTTGGAACATCTTTAGCTACGATCAGTGGGGTGTAGAATTAGGAAAGCAATTAGCTAATTCGATCTTACCAGAATTAGAGAATGACGAGAAAATTAATTCCCACGATTCTTCTACGAATGGATTGATAAATCAATTCAAGGCTTGGAGGTAA
- the hisS gene encoding histidine--tRNA ligase gives MQKPANARGTRDFGPTEMAKRNYVFDIIKTHFQGFGFQTIETPAIENLSTLTGKYGEEGDQLLFKILNSGDYLSKVSPSDMDAGSKSLTSKISEKGLRYDLTVPFARFVAMNRNELAFPFRRYQIQPVWRADRPQRGRYREFYQCDADIIGSDSLVNEAELIALFQSIFNSLKLRVNLYLNSRKILAGIVDSLGESARFVAFAVALDKLDKIGWENVAKELVQNGFTEDKTEAIKDLVLFDGSNEEKIAKLSAFFNTNTIGLQGLAEIKEVLSLSDTNGFSSDNLVFDYKLARGLSYYTGLIYEGKAVDLPFGSIVGGGRYDDLTSSFGLPNMSGVGISFGIERILDVMEELTLFPEMATSASAILFTYFDETGRKASLGMANELRKAGIPAEVYPDIAKIKKSFEFADKKKIAYVAVIGESELKEGKANVKDMKNGEQNLLSISEMIALLKA, from the coding sequence ATGCAGAAACCAGCAAACGCACGAGGTACAAGGGATTTTGGTCCTACAGAAATGGCAAAACGTAATTACGTATTTGACATCATAAAGACTCATTTTCAAGGATTTGGCTTTCAAACAATTGAAACTCCAGCTATTGAGAATTTGTCTACCTTGACGGGAAAATATGGTGAGGAAGGCGATCAATTGCTATTTAAAATTTTGAATAGCGGTGATTATTTATCCAAGGTTTCACCTTCTGACATGGATGCTGGTTCTAAATCATTGACTTCTAAAATCTCTGAAAAAGGTCTTCGCTACGATTTAACAGTACCTTTTGCACGATTCGTTGCCATGAATCGTAATGAGTTGGCTTTTCCATTCCGTCGCTACCAAATTCAGCCGGTTTGGAGAGCAGATCGTCCGCAAAGAGGTCGTTACCGCGAGTTCTATCAATGTGATGCTGATATTATTGGTTCAGATTCATTAGTCAATGAGGCAGAGCTTATAGCCTTATTTCAATCAATTTTCAATTCCTTAAAACTTAGAGTTAACCTTTACCTGAATTCCCGTAAAATATTAGCAGGAATTGTGGATAGCCTAGGTGAAAGTGCTCGTTTTGTTGCCTTTGCCGTAGCATTGGATAAGTTAGATAAGATAGGTTGGGAAAATGTGGCTAAGGAATTAGTTCAGAATGGATTTACAGAAGATAAAACAGAAGCCATAAAGGATCTTGTTTTATTTGATGGTTCTAATGAAGAGAAAATTGCCAAATTATCCGCATTTTTTAATACGAATACCATAGGTTTACAAGGTTTAGCAGAGATTAAAGAGGTTTTGTCTTTATCTGATACCAATGGTTTTTCTTCCGATAATCTTGTTTTCGATTATAAATTAGCCCGCGGCTTAAGCTATTATACTGGGTTGATTTATGAAGGAAAAGCAGTAGACCTTCCTTTTGGCTCCATTGTGGGAGGTGGACGTTACGATGATTTAACGAGTTCTTTTGGATTGCCTAATATGTCAGGCGTGGGAATCTCTTTTGGTATCGAACGTATTTTGGATGTCATGGAAGAATTAACGCTTTTCCCTGAAATGGCAACTAGTGCTAGTGCCATTCTATTTACCTATTTCGATGAGACTGGACGAAAAGCCAGTTTAGGAATGGCCAATGAATTACGTAAAGCCGGAATTCCAGCGGAAGTTTATCCAGATATTGCCAAAATCAAGAAATCTTTCGAATTCGCAGACAAGAAAAAAATCGCTTATGTCGCTGTGATAGGGGAGTCTGAATTGAAAGAAGGAAAAGCGAATGTAAAGGATATGAAAAATGGAGAACAGAATCTGCTCTCCATCTCTGAAATGATTGCTTTGTTGAAAGCCTAA
- a CDS encoding GNAT family N-acetyltransferase, with product MDKIEIRRATKEDIGLVRDLVMELAIFEKAPEEVSSTIDDYVGEGFSDNPLFSANLIYLNGELGGFSLWYYRFSTWKGRRFYLEDLYIKESYRGKGLGKRLILEAIEEAKRTKCTGMMWQVLDWNQPAIDFYNTLGVKMDAGWLNVHLDL from the coding sequence ATGGATAAGATAGAAATTCGCAGAGCCACAAAAGAAGATATCGGCTTAGTCCGAGATTTAGTGATGGAGTTAGCCATCTTTGAAAAGGCTCCAGAAGAAGTTAGTTCCACCATAGATGATTATGTGGGTGAAGGTTTTTCAGATAATCCTTTATTTTCCGCTAATCTCATTTATCTAAATGGAGAATTAGGTGGATTTTCTTTGTGGTATTACCGTTTCTCTACTTGGAAGGGGAGACGCTTCTACTTAGAGGATTTATACATTAAGGAGAGTTACCGTGGCAAAGGATTAGGCAAGCGCTTAATTTTGGAAGCGATTGAAGAAGCAAAACGCACAAAATGCACCGGAATGATGTGGCAAGTGTTAGATTGGAATCAACCAGCCATTGATTTCTACAATACCTTAGGTGTTAAGATGGATGCAGGCTGGTTAAATGTGCATTTAGATCTATAA
- a CDS encoding 1-aminocyclopropane-1-carboxylate deaminase/D-cysteine desulfhydrase has protein sequence MDIANFEFNALHLPSPIEEIFDECWNSKGIQVFVKRDDLIHPIISGNKWRKLKNYLQTFSFSTHSGLLSFGGAYSNHLYALAFAGHSLGIPTVGIIRGEELTINSNTYLSQMNAWGMQLHFISRTDYRSKPIPSAYENYAVIAEGGFGELAIQGMEDLVSELPVCDMIYTAIGTGATAIGIAKNIDKPVVGILTLNNGSEIEAHSLPTNICIEDAYVFGKYAKQNDELDLFCAEFHLKHGISIEPIYTGRMFYALSEHIKNGHIVPNTKLVAIHTGGVK, from the coding sequence ATGGACATAGCAAATTTCGAATTTAACGCGTTACACTTACCGTCTCCGATAGAAGAGATTTTTGATGAATGCTGGAATTCAAAAGGAATTCAGGTGTTTGTCAAAAGAGACGACCTCATCCATCCCATCATATCGGGAAATAAGTGGCGCAAATTAAAAAATTATCTCCAAACCTTTTCATTTAGCACCCATTCTGGCCTATTAAGTTTTGGTGGAGCCTATTCGAATCACTTGTATGCGCTCGCCTTTGCTGGTCATTCTCTAGGAATTCCTACGGTGGGTATTATCCGTGGAGAAGAGCTAACAATCAATAGTAATACCTATTTAAGTCAAATGAATGCTTGGGGAATGCAATTGCATTTTATCTCGAGAACGGACTATCGTTCTAAACCCATTCCATCTGCTTATGAAAATTACGCTGTCATTGCGGAGGGTGGATTTGGCGAATTAGCGATACAAGGGATGGAAGACCTAGTGAGTGAGTTACCTGTTTGTGATATGATATATACGGCAATAGGAACGGGAGCTACGGCAATTGGAATAGCCAAGAATATAGATAAGCCCGTAGTGGGTATTTTAACATTAAATAACGGTTCAGAGATAGAGGCTCATTCATTGCCTACCAATATATGTATCGAAGATGCCTATGTATTTGGTAAATATGCTAAACAGAATGATGAATTAGATCTTTTTTGTGCCGAATTTCATCTCAAACACGGTATTTCCATTGAACCAATTTACACAGGTCGTATGTTTTATGCTTTATCGGAACACATAAAAAATGGCCACATAGTTCCGAATACGAAACTAGTGGCCATCCATACAGGAGGAGTTAAATAA
- a CDS encoding RluA family pseudouridine synthase, with translation MSIDPEMNAPDSEEEDDLFEHFNFTVDKGQQLLRIDKYLMIKIAGTSRNKIQVGIDAGSVKVNGGLIKSNYRVKPLDTISVSFATPPRDKEVYPEDIPIDIIYEDEQLILVNKSPGMVVHPAQGNWSGTLVNGLLFHCQNLPGQKDIRPGLVHRIDKDTSGILVIGKTEFALNFLGQQFFEHSIERTYYAICWGVPKELKGTIRSKIGRSPKDRKIQAIFPEDSEYGRIAITHYEVMETFGFASFVKFKLETGRTHQIRAHFQSIGHPLFSDSTYGGDKIRYMSSMAGYKAFIDNAFKICPRQALHAYSLGFIHPTTNEIMQFEQEFPEDFLSLLTKLRAING, from the coding sequence ATGTCCATCGATCCAGAAATGAATGCTCCTGACTCTGAAGAGGAAGATGATTTATTTGAGCATTTTAATTTCACCGTTGACAAAGGTCAGCAATTACTCAGAATCGACAAATATTTGATGATTAAAATTGCGGGAACTAGTCGCAATAAGATCCAAGTAGGTATCGATGCTGGTTCAGTAAAAGTCAATGGAGGATTAATCAAGTCGAATTACCGCGTTAAGCCCTTAGATACGATTTCAGTATCATTTGCAACTCCTCCACGTGATAAAGAAGTATATCCAGAAGATATCCCTATCGATATTATTTACGAAGACGAACAATTGATTTTGGTCAATAAGTCTCCAGGAATGGTGGTGCATCCTGCACAAGGTAATTGGTCCGGTACATTGGTGAATGGTTTATTATTTCATTGCCAAAATCTCCCCGGACAAAAAGACATACGTCCCGGCTTAGTACACCGAATCGATAAGGATACATCAGGTATTTTGGTTATTGGAAAAACGGAATTTGCCCTTAATTTTCTAGGCCAACAGTTCTTCGAACATAGTATCGAAAGAACCTATTATGCGATTTGCTGGGGCGTTCCTAAGGAATTAAAAGGAACCATACGCAGTAAGATAGGTAGAAGTCCAAAGGACCGTAAGATTCAAGCCATTTTTCCAGAGGATTCTGAGTATGGCAGAATTGCGATTACTCACTATGAGGTGATGGAAACTTTTGGTTTTGCCTCTTTTGTGAAGTTTAAACTAGAAACGGGAAGAACCCATCAAATCAGAGCGCATTTTCAATCGATTGGCCATCCTTTGTTTTCAGATTCGACTTATGGAGGAGACAAAATACGCTATATGTCATCGATGGCTGGATATAAAGCCTTTATTGACAATGCATTTAAAATATGTCCAAGACAAGCCCTACATGCCTATTCATTAGGATTTATTCATCCTACAACTAATGAAATTATGCAATTTGAACAGGAATTTCCCGAAGATTTTTTAAGCCTTTTAACTAAACTTAGAGCCATCAATGGATAA
- a CDS encoding Lrp/AsnC ligand binding domain-containing protein — protein sequence MEKKFELDPLDYKILEILVKDANLPYTEIGSRLDVSGGTVHVRMKKMESLGIVKGAQLLIDYSKIGWDITAFLGIYLDKSSLYEDVAKQLEQIPEVVNIHYTTGIYSIFAKIICRDTQHLREVLHDKIQRVTGIQRTETFISLEESLIRNTPLF from the coding sequence ATGGAAAAGAAGTTTGAGCTTGATCCTCTAGATTATAAAATACTGGAAATTTTAGTAAAAGATGCGAATTTACCTTATACGGAAATTGGTTCTCGCTTAGATGTTTCTGGTGGTACGGTTCACGTACGGATGAAAAAAATGGAATCTTTGGGTATCGTAAAAGGAGCTCAACTGCTCATTGATTATTCGAAAATAGGGTGGGACATTACCGCATTTTTAGGCATCTATTTAGATAAGAGTAGTTTATATGAAGATGTGGCCAAACAGTTAGAACAGATCCCTGAAGTAGTTAATATTCATTATACGACCGGTATATATTCCATTTTCGCCAAAATAATCTGCCGAGATACGCAACATTTACGTGAAGTCTTACATGATAAGATTCAACGTGTTACGGGGATTCAACGGACAGAAACTTTTATTTCTTTAGAAGAAAGTTTAATCAGAAATACGCCTTTATTTTAG
- a CDS encoding 3-keto-disaccharide hydrolase: MKKTLFAISALLLGSATLTLAQDHRHVKVNPTNPNDTEYWEPSIPVVTPGAIPSDAIVLFDGKNLDNWESAKDGSPAAWKVADGKMTVVGGKGNISTKEKFTNYQLHIEWQSPIEPETLKSQGKGNSGVFMQGMYEVQVMNSYQNPTYRNGQAGAIYKQTPPLVNATSKMGDWNTYDIIYTAPVFTTNGGIETPAYVTVLHNGIVVQNHTKIQGTTEYIGQPLNPVHGPGPISLQDHGNAVSFRNIWLRKM; the protein is encoded by the coding sequence ATGAAAAAGACATTATTTGCAATCTCAGCCCTACTTTTGGGTTCAGCAACGTTAACACTTGCACAAGATCATCGTCACGTAAAAGTGAATCCAACAAACCCAAATGACACGGAATATTGGGAGCCTAGCATTCCTGTGGTTACACCAGGAGCTATTCCATCCGATGCAATCGTCTTATTTGATGGCAAGAATTTAGATAATTGGGAATCAGCAAAAGATGGCTCACCTGCAGCTTGGAAAGTAGCTGATGGAAAGATGACCGTCGTAGGTGGCAAGGGAAATATCTCTACTAAAGAGAAATTCACGAACTATCAATTGCACATCGAATGGCAATCCCCTATCGAGCCAGAAACTTTGAAAAGCCAAGGAAAAGGCAATAGCGGTGTATTTATGCAAGGCATGTATGAAGTTCAAGTGATGAACTCCTATCAAAACCCAACTTACCGCAATGGACAAGCTGGCGCTATTTATAAGCAAACCCCTCCTTTAGTAAATGCAACTTCTAAAATGGGAGATTGGAATACCTACGATATTATTTATACCGCTCCCGTATTTACTACGAATGGCGGAATCGAAACACCAGCTTATGTTACGGTGCTTCACAATGGCATTGTAGTGCAAAACCACACTAAGATTCAAGGGACGACTGAATATATTGGACAGCCTTTAAATCCAGTTCATGGACCTGGCCCTATTAGCTTACAAGACCACGGAAACGCGGTAAGCTTCCGTAATATTTGGTTAAGAAAAATGTAA
- the sufB gene encoding Fe-S cluster assembly protein SufB translates to MAEKVDDILQEVTSTDYKYGFESYFETDEAPIGLSESIIHFISEKKNEPDWMLEWRLSAYRYWRTLAEPDWANLLYTPAKYDELKYYSAPVQKKQLNSLDEIDPELRRTFEKLGISLDEQKRLSNVAVDAVIDSVSVATTFKETLAEKGVIFCSISEAVREHPELIKKYLGSVVPVKDNYFAALNSAVFSDGSFCYIPKGVRCPMELSTYFRINASGTGQFERTLIVAEDESYVSYLEGCTAPMRDENQLHAAVVEIYVHAGAEVKYSTVQNWYPGDKEGKGGIYNFVTKRGICDGAHSKLSWTQVETGSAVTWKYPSVILKGDYSIGEFYSVAVTNNYQQADTGTKMIHLGKHSKSRIVSKGISAGFSQNSYRGLVQVARKADGSKNFSQCDSLLLGDKCGAHTFPYLEVKNNTASVEHEATTSKIGEDQIFYCNQRGLSTETAIALIVNGYAKEVLNQLPMEFAVEAQKLLAISLEGSVG, encoded by the coding sequence ATGGCAGAGAAAGTAGACGATATTTTACAAGAAGTAACTTCAACCGATTACAAATATGGTTTTGAGTCTTATTTCGAGACAGACGAAGCGCCTATTGGTTTAAGTGAATCAATCATTCATTTTATTTCAGAGAAAAAGAATGAACCAGATTGGATGTTGGAATGGCGATTATCCGCCTACCGTTACTGGAGAACGTTAGCTGAACCAGATTGGGCTAATTTGCTGTATACTCCCGCAAAATATGATGAGTTGAAGTACTATTCAGCTCCTGTTCAAAAGAAGCAATTGAATTCTTTGGATGAAATCGATCCCGAATTACGTAGAACTTTTGAGAAATTAGGAATTTCGTTAGATGAACAAAAGCGTCTTTCGAATGTGGCTGTTGATGCTGTCATTGACTCTGTTTCAGTAGCTACAACGTTCAAGGAGACTTTGGCAGAAAAAGGAGTCATCTTTTGTTCCATTTCTGAGGCTGTTAGAGAGCACCCAGAATTGATTAAGAAATACTTAGGGTCTGTTGTCCCTGTAAAGGATAATTACTTTGCTGCGTTAAACAGTGCGGTATTTTCAGATGGATCGTTCTGTTATATTCCTAAAGGCGTTCGTTGCCCGATGGAATTATCAACCTATTTCCGTATCAATGCATCAGGAACAGGTCAATTTGAGCGTACCTTGATCGTAGCGGAAGATGAATCCTATGTTTCTTACCTAGAGGGTTGTACTGCGCCGATGCGTGATGAAAATCAATTGCATGCAGCTGTAGTAGAAATATATGTTCATGCAGGTGCCGAAGTGAAGTATTCAACGGTTCAAAACTGGTATCCAGGTGATAAAGAAGGAAAAGGAGGTATCTATAATTTCGTAACAAAACGTGGGATTTGTGATGGTGCTCATTCTAAATTATCTTGGACTCAGGTAGAAACGGGTTCAGCTGTAACATGGAAGTACCCATCTGTCATCTTGAAAGGGGATTATTCAATAGGGGAGTTCTATTCTGTAGCCGTTACGAATAATTACCAACAAGCTGATACTGGTACTAAAATGATTCACTTAGGTAAGCATTCAAAATCTCGTATTGTTTCCAAAGGTATATCAGCCGGATTCTCCCAGAATTCGTATCGCGGTTTAGTTCAAGTGGCTAGAAAAGCAGATGGATCTAAGAATTTCTCACAATGCGATTCATTATTGCTTGGAGATAAGTGCGGTGCACATACATTCCCTTATCTTGAAGTAAAGAATAATACAGCATCTGTTGAACACGAGGCGACTACTTCCAAAATTGGGGAGGATCAAATCTTTTATTGCAACCAGCGTGGTTTAAGTACTGAAACTGCGATTGCTTTAATCGTTAATGGATATGCTAAAGAAGTATTGAATCAATTACCGATGGAATTTGCCGTGGAAGCGCAAAAGCTGTTAGCTATTTCATTAGAAGGTTCAGTAGGATAG
- a CDS encoding peroxiredoxin, which yields MSLRLGDIAPDFSADTTLGHINFHEFIGDSWVLLFSHPADFTPVCTTELGKTALLDGEFQKRHVKPIAISVDSLDSHNKWVPDIEEVNSVKMNFPIIADPEKKVALLYDMIHPNASEKATVRSVFVIGPDKKIKLTLTYPASTGRNFTEILRVIDSLQLTANYQVATPADWVNGDDVIIVPAVSNEDAVAKFPKGFTSVKPYLRKTPQPNL from the coding sequence ATGTCATTAAGATTAGGAGATATTGCACCAGACTTTAGTGCAGATACTACATTAGGCCACATTAATTTTCATGAATTCATTGGTGATTCTTGGGTATTATTATTCAGCCACCCAGCAGATTTTACTCCCGTATGTACCACAGAATTAGGCAAAACGGCTCTTTTAGATGGTGAATTCCAAAAACGTCACGTGAAGCCTATCGCTATTTCAGTGGATAGCTTAGATTCACACAATAAATGGGTACCAGATATCGAAGAAGTAAATTCAGTGAAAATGAATTTCCCCATTATCGCAGATCCTGAGAAAAAGGTGGCTTTATTGTACGACATGATTCACCCGAATGCTTCCGAGAAAGCAACGGTACGTTCCGTATTTGTCATTGGACCCGATAAGAAAATCAAATTGACGTTGACCTACCCTGCTTCAACAGGACGCAACTTTACTGAGATTTTGCGTGTCATTGATTCTTTACAATTAACAGCGAATTATCAAGTGGCAACGCCAGCTGATTGGGTTAATGGTGATGATGTAATTATCGTTCCTGCAGTCTCTAATGAAGATGCCGTAGCTAAATTCCCTAAAGGTTTCACTTCGGTTAAACCGTATTTACGTAAAACGCCTCAACCGAATTTATAG